One window of Botrimarina mediterranea genomic DNA carries:
- the pckA gene encoding phosphoenolpyruvate carboxykinase (ATP) yields the protein MPYNINLDSYGIHNVKVLRNLSAAELYEHAVKHDGAQIAASGALCVYSGDKKGRSPLDKRIVDETTSRDDVWWGSVNIPLSTSSFQKNRARAIDYLNRCDRVYVIDAFAGWSAKDRIKVRVICSRPYHALFMNNMLIRPSAQEANQFGEPDYVIFNAGQQPADTSVDGVETTTSVALNFALGEFVILGSEYAGEMKKGVFTIMNYLLPKKGVLSMHCSANEGKKGDVSLFFGLSGTGKTTLSADPHRDLIGDDEHGWGEDGVFNIEGGCYAKCIDLSAKSEPEIYGAIRFGTVLENTVLDPATRVVDFHDSSLTENTRASYPIEYIPHAQIPCRGRHPRNIIFLTCDAFGVLPPVSLLSPEQAMYHFISGYTAKVAGTEVGVTEPKPNFSACFGAPFLVWHPTVYAELLAKKMREHDVKAYLVNTGWSGGSYGVGSRMSLGYTRAIINAIHDGTLAGAPTEVDPFFGLSVPTECTHVPAEILVPRNSWADGAAYDETAQKLAGLFVNNFRKYEDVASPEIVAAGPFVGAAV from the coding sequence ATGCCCTACAACATCAACCTCGACAGCTACGGCATCCACAACGTCAAGGTCCTGCGGAACCTGTCGGCGGCGGAACTCTACGAGCACGCCGTGAAGCACGATGGCGCCCAGATCGCCGCCAGCGGCGCGTTGTGCGTCTACTCGGGCGACAAGAAGGGTCGCAGCCCGCTCGACAAGCGGATCGTCGACGAAACCACCAGCCGCGACGACGTGTGGTGGGGCTCGGTCAATATCCCGCTCTCGACCAGCTCGTTTCAGAAGAACCGCGCGCGGGCGATCGACTACCTCAATCGCTGCGACCGGGTTTACGTGATCGACGCGTTCGCCGGCTGGAGCGCGAAGGACCGCATCAAGGTGCGGGTAATCTGCTCGCGGCCGTACCACGCGTTGTTCATGAACAACATGCTGATCCGGCCATCGGCGCAAGAAGCCAACCAGTTCGGCGAGCCCGACTACGTCATCTTCAACGCCGGCCAGCAGCCGGCCGACACGTCGGTCGACGGCGTCGAAACGACGACCAGCGTCGCGCTCAACTTCGCGCTCGGCGAGTTCGTGATCCTCGGATCGGAATACGCCGGCGAGATGAAGAAGGGCGTCTTCACGATCATGAACTATCTGTTGCCGAAGAAGGGCGTCCTTTCGATGCACTGCTCGGCGAACGAAGGCAAGAAGGGCGACGTGTCGCTCTTCTTCGGCCTGTCGGGCACCGGCAAGACGACCCTCTCGGCCGACCCGCACCGCGACCTCATCGGCGATGACGAGCACGGCTGGGGCGAAGACGGCGTCTTCAATATCGAAGGCGGCTGCTACGCCAAGTGCATCGACCTCTCGGCGAAGAGCGAGCCGGAGATCTACGGCGCCATCCGCTTCGGCACCGTGCTCGAGAACACAGTGCTCGACCCGGCGACGCGCGTCGTCGACTTTCACGACAGCTCGTTGACGGAGAACACCCGTGCGAGCTACCCGATCGAGTACATCCCGCACGCTCAGATCCCGTGCCGCGGCCGGCACCCGCGGAACATCATCTTCCTGACGTGCGACGCGTTCGGCGTGCTGCCACCGGTGAGCCTGCTCTCGCCCGAGCAGGCGATGTACCACTTCATCAGCGGCTACACGGCGAAGGTCGCCGGCACCGAGGTGGGCGTCACCGAGCCGAAGCCGAACTTCTCGGCCTGCTTCGGCGCGCCGTTCCTTGTGTGGCACCCGACGGTTTACGCCGAGCTGTTGGCGAAGAAGATGCGTGAGCACGACGTGAAGGCCTACCTCGTCAACACCGGCTGGAGCGGCGGGTCGTACGGCGTCGGTTCGCGGATGAGCCTCGGCTATACCCGGGCGATCATCAACGCCATCCACGACGGCACGCTCGCGGGCGCGCCGACCGAGGTCGATCCCTTCTTCGGGCTCTCGGTGCCGACCGAGTGCACGCACGTGCCGGCGGAGATTCTGGTGCCACGCAACTCTTGGGCCGACGGCGCCGCTTACGACGAAACGGCCCAGAAACTCGCGGGATTGTTCGTGAACAACTTCCGCAAGTACGAAGACGTCGCTTCGCCAGAAATCGTCGCGGCCGGGCCTTTTGTTGGCGCCGCGGTGTAG
- a CDS encoding DinB family protein — protein MNAIQAIQAAAASSDRVLKSYVGDLTDAELLERPHAECNCIAWQLGHLVVSQWGLLKMLKPDVVPPELPAGFAEKHARDNTDRNNPEGFWTKDEYLALYDAARTATIEVLGGISEADLDAPNPFERFREVFPTVGSMYLLAATHPMMHAGQFVPVRRELGKPVVI, from the coding sequence ATGAACGCCATTCAAGCGATCCAGGCCGCGGCGGCTTCGAGTGACCGGGTCCTCAAGTCTTACGTTGGCGACCTCACCGACGCCGAGCTGCTCGAGCGTCCGCACGCCGAATGCAACTGCATCGCGTGGCAGTTGGGGCATCTCGTGGTCTCTCAGTGGGGCCTGCTCAAGATGCTCAAGCCCGACGTCGTGCCGCCCGAACTCCCCGCCGGATTTGCGGAGAAGCACGCACGCGACAATACGGACCGCAACAACCCGGAAGGCTTCTGGACTAAGGACGAGTACCTCGCGCTGTACGACGCCGCCCGTACCGCGACGATCGAAGTGCTCGGTGGCATCAGCGAAGCCGACCTCGACGCGCCGAACCCCTTCGAGCGCTTCCGAGAAGTCTTCCCAACGGTTGGCTCGATGTACCTGCTCGCCGCAACGCACCCAATGATGCACGCCGGGCAGTTCGTCCCCGTGCGGCGTGAGTTGGGTAAGCCCGTGGTGATCTAA
- the argJ gene encoding bifunctional glutamate N-acetyltransferase/amino-acid acetyltransferase ArgJ produces MSENQHQLPKGYSVGGVYSGVKSDASKLDLSLVVSDRPATGVGVFTQNLVKAAPVQLDRERTPSDHIRAVITNSGCANACTGKRGRQDAERVTAIVAENLSGAEAAGSSSIGPEQVLMMSTGVIGEHLPIDKLTAGVPKVIADLGADEAAIERAARAIMTTDTVTKVRSRTVEIGGRTITVTGIGKGAAMIGPNMATMLAVVMTDAPVLPADAQSALSDAVVESFNCISVDGHMSTNDTVLLLANGAAGGEPFAGRDLSLFNATLLEVCEDLAIAIPADGEGATHLITVEVHGCATRDDAIRIGKTIADSPLVKTAIAGADPNWGRIVSAAGYAGIPFDPEEVTLLINGLLVYEKGAPVEFDEKEVSDSIAGSRDTLLLLILGEGTATARFWTTDLTAEYVRLNADYRT; encoded by the coding sequence ATGTCGGAAAATCAGCACCAGTTGCCGAAGGGCTACTCGGTTGGCGGCGTCTACAGCGGCGTGAAGAGTGACGCCTCGAAGCTCGACCTGTCGCTGGTCGTCAGCGACCGGCCCGCGACGGGCGTCGGCGTCTTCACGCAGAACCTCGTCAAAGCCGCGCCGGTTCAGCTCGACCGTGAGCGGACCCCTAGCGACCACATCCGCGCGGTCATCACCAATTCGGGCTGCGCCAACGCCTGCACGGGCAAACGCGGCCGACAGGACGCCGAGCGCGTGACGGCAATCGTCGCCGAGAACCTCAGCGGCGCCGAGGCGGCTGGCTCTTCCTCAATTGGTCCCGAACAAGTCCTGATGATGTCCACGGGCGTCATCGGCGAGCACTTGCCGATCGATAAGCTCACGGCCGGCGTGCCGAAGGTCATCGCCGACCTCGGCGCCGACGAGGCCGCCATCGAACGCGCCGCGCGGGCCATCATGACCACCGACACGGTCACCAAGGTCCGCTCACGCACCGTCGAGATCGGCGGCCGCACAATTACCGTCACCGGCATCGGCAAGGGCGCCGCGATGATCGGCCCGAACATGGCGACGATGCTCGCCGTGGTGATGACCGACGCGCCGGTGCTCCCCGCCGACGCGCAGTCCGCCCTTTCGGACGCGGTCGTCGAGAGCTTCAACTGCATCAGCGTCGACGGGCACATGAGCACCAACGACACGGTGCTGCTGCTCGCCAACGGCGCCGCGGGTGGCGAGCCGTTCGCCGGGCGTGACCTGTCGTTGTTCAACGCGACGCTGCTGGAGGTGTGCGAAGACTTGGCGATCGCGATCCCCGCCGACGGCGAGGGCGCTACGCACCTGATCACCGTCGAAGTCCACGGCTGTGCGACGCGCGACGACGCGATCCGTATCGGCAAGACGATCGCCGACAGCCCGCTGGTGAAGACCGCCATCGCCGGCGCCGACCCCAACTGGGGCCGCATCGTTTCGGCAGCCGGCTACGCGGGCATTCCGTTCGACCCTGAAGAGGTAACGCTCCTCATCAACGGGCTGCTGGTCTACGAGAAGGGCGCGCCGGTCGAGTTCGATGAGAAAGAAGTCTCCGACAGCATCGCGGGCAGCCGCGACACGCTGCTGCTCTTGATCCTCGGCGAAGGCACGGCGACCGCGCGCTTCTGGACGACCGACCTAACGGCGGAGTACGTGCGTTTGAACGCCGACTATCGGACCTAG
- the topA gene encoding type I DNA topoisomerase, protein MAKKAAAAGQGNALVIVESPAKAKTIGKYLGKGYTVEASVGHVRDLPQGAAQIPAKYKGEKWASLGVNVEKDFEPIYVVSPGKTKQIKLLKDQLKKADTLYLATDEDREGEAISWHLLELLQPKVPVHRLVFHEITQDAIQEAIRSPRSVDTGLVKAQETRRILDRLYGYEVSPLLWRKVRPKLSAGRVQSVAVRLIVERERERMLFVSSTWWDLQAVFTKKNDAKQRLETTIVSVDGKRLPSGKDFDDRTGELKNTAMLLLDGPAAEKLAEKLRTGEFRVASVEEKPYTTKPYAPFTTSTLQQEANRKLGFTARRTMQVAQALYENGHITYMRTDSTNLSKLAVEEARNLVRSEYGEKYLPGAPRVYSSKVKNAQEAHEAIRPAGTPFAVPSVLKAQLGADEFKIFDLVWKRTIASQMEDSRGRRIVVTIEGEGCVFTVSGKTIDFPGYLRAYVEGSDDPDAELADQEKALPSVEVGEALDVASMIAKDHTTQPPSRFSEAALTKALEEKGIGRPSTYASIIDTILARNYVFKKGGALVPTWVAFSVVKLLEDHLTGLVDYQFTAQMEDDLDAISRGERDNLDYLKNFYFGNGKPGLKRQLENKVEEIDARSISRISLGKADDGEEVFVRVGRYSPFVEKGEQTASLPDELPPDEVKLSYALDLLSQAEKAEEPLGYDPETGKPVYLKIGRFGPYVMRGTPEDEEKPKNASLMKGMAPEDVDFETALKLLSLPRELGVHPTLEGKIEAFNGRYGPYVKCGSETRSLPSDISPLDVSLEQAIELLNQPKQRGRGAAKPPLRVFEEKSPVTEGVVQIMDGRYGPYVTDGESNASLPKAQSPEELTFAAALELLAARAAAGGSKKKKPAKKKTTKKAATKKSTAKKKTTKGTTKRAPKKAD, encoded by the coding sequence ATGGCCAAGAAAGCAGCCGCCGCCGGTCAGGGCAACGCCCTGGTGATCGTCGAATCGCCCGCCAAGGCGAAGACGATCGGCAAGTACCTCGGCAAGGGCTACACCGTCGAGGCCTCGGTGGGCCACGTCCGTGACCTGCCGCAGGGCGCCGCGCAGATCCCCGCTAAGTACAAAGGGGAGAAATGGGCAAGCCTGGGGGTCAACGTCGAGAAGGACTTCGAGCCTATCTACGTCGTCTCGCCCGGCAAGACCAAGCAGATCAAGCTGCTCAAGGATCAACTGAAGAAAGCGGACACGCTTTATCTGGCGACGGACGAAGACCGCGAAGGAGAGGCCATCAGCTGGCACCTCTTGGAGTTGCTCCAGCCGAAGGTGCCGGTCCATCGTCTGGTGTTCCATGAGATCACCCAGGACGCGATCCAGGAGGCGATCCGTTCGCCCCGCAGCGTCGATACGGGCCTCGTCAAGGCACAGGAAACGCGCCGCATCCTCGACCGCCTCTACGGTTACGAGGTCTCGCCGCTGTTATGGCGCAAGGTGCGGCCGAAGCTGTCGGCGGGTCGCGTTCAGAGCGTCGCGGTGCGGTTGATCGTCGAGCGCGAGCGTGAGCGGATGCTGTTCGTCTCCTCCACGTGGTGGGACCTGCAAGCCGTCTTCACCAAGAAGAACGACGCCAAGCAGCGCCTCGAGACGACAATCGTCTCGGTCGATGGCAAGCGGCTGCCGAGTGGTAAAGACTTCGACGACCGTACCGGCGAGCTGAAGAACACGGCGATGCTGCTGCTCGACGGCCCCGCCGCCGAGAAACTCGCCGAGAAGCTCCGCACCGGCGAGTTCCGCGTCGCCAGCGTCGAAGAGAAGCCGTACACCACGAAGCCGTACGCGCCGTTCACGACCAGCACGCTGCAGCAGGAAGCGAACCGCAAGCTCGGCTTCACCGCCCGGCGGACGATGCAGGTGGCCCAGGCCCTCTACGAGAACGGCCACATCACCTACATGCGTACCGACTCGACGAACCTGTCGAAGCTGGCGGTCGAAGAGGCGCGGAACCTCGTCCGCAGTGAGTACGGCGAGAAGTACCTGCCCGGCGCGCCGCGCGTCTATAGCTCGAAGGTCAAGAACGCCCAAGAGGCTCACGAGGCGATCCGCCCCGCGGGCACGCCGTTCGCGGTGCCTTCGGTGCTGAAGGCGCAGCTCGGCGCCGACGAGTTCAAGATCTTCGACCTCGTCTGGAAGCGCACCATCGCCAGCCAGATGGAAGACTCTCGCGGGCGGCGGATCGTCGTCACCATCGAGGGTGAGGGCTGCGTCTTCACCGTCAGCGGCAAGACGATCGACTTCCCGGGCTACCTCCGCGCGTACGTCGAAGGCTCCGACGACCCCGACGCCGAACTCGCGGACCAAGAGAAGGCGTTGCCGAGCGTCGAGGTAGGCGAGGCGCTCGACGTGGCGTCGATGATCGCCAAGGACCACACCACCCAGCCGCCAAGCCGGTTCAGCGAAGCGGCGCTGACCAAGGCGCTCGAAGAGAAGGGCATCGGCCGGCCGAGCACCTACGCGTCGATCATCGATACGATCCTCGCACGGAACTACGTCTTCAAGAAGGGCGGCGCGCTGGTGCCGACCTGGGTCGCGTTCTCGGTCGTGAAGCTTCTCGAAGACCACCTCACGGGCCTCGTGGACTATCAGTTCACCGCCCAGATGGAGGACGACCTCGACGCCATCAGCCGCGGCGAGCGCGACAACCTCGACTACCTCAAGAACTTCTACTTCGGCAACGGCAAGCCGGGCCTCAAGCGGCAACTCGAGAACAAGGTTGAAGAGATCGACGCCCGCTCGATCAGCCGCATCTCGCTTGGCAAGGCCGACGACGGCGAAGAGGTCTTCGTGCGCGTCGGCCGCTACTCGCCGTTCGTCGAGAAGGGCGAGCAGACCGCCTCGCTGCCAGATGAACTGCCTCCCGATGAGGTAAAGCTCTCGTACGCGCTCGACCTGTTGTCGCAGGCCGAGAAGGCCGAGGAGCCGCTGGGCTACGACCCCGAGACCGGCAAACCCGTCTATCTGAAGATCGGCCGCTTCGGGCCCTACGTCATGCGGGGCACTCCCGAGGACGAAGAGAAGCCCAAGAACGCCTCGCTGATGAAGGGGATGGCTCCCGAGGACGTGGACTTCGAGACGGCGCTGAAGTTGCTGTCGCTGCCGCGCGAGTTGGGCGTCCACCCGACGCTGGAAGGCAAGATCGAGGCGTTCAACGGCCGCTACGGACCGTACGTGAAGTGCGGAAGCGAGACGCGTTCGCTACCGAGCGACATCTCACCGCTCGACGTGTCGCTCGAACAAGCGATCGAGTTGCTCAACCAGCCGAAGCAACGGGGCAGGGGGGCCGCGAAGCCGCCGCTGCGGGTCTTCGAGGAGAAGTCGCCCGTCACGGAGGGAGTCGTCCAGATCATGGACGGCCGCTACGGCCCGTACGTCACCGACGGTGAATCGAACGCCTCGCTCCCCAAGGCACAGAGCCCTGAGGAACTGACCTTCGCCGCAGCGCTCGAGCTGCTCGCCGCCCGCGCGGCCGCCGGCGGGTCGAAGAAAAAGAAGCCCGCCAAGAAGAAGACCACCAAGAAGGCGGCGACAAAGAAATCGACTGCCAAGAAGAAGACCACCAAGGGCACGACCAAGCGCGCCCCGAAGAAGGCCGACTGA
- the argC gene encoding N-acetyl-gamma-glutamyl-phosphate reductase: protein MARVAIYGASGYTGLELLKLLARHPHAQVTALLTRQDEAPHLSEIHPQLTGSFDLRLENLSVDQVAERADVAFTCLPHAASAEVCADLLSRGVKVVDLSADYRLGDAGTYQQWYGHEHPDAARLGKTPYGLPELFREQIIGADLIANPGCYPTSAILALTPLLRAGLIEREGIVVDSKSGVSGAGRTPKLLTHYPECNESFSAYGVGTHRHMPEIDRVLSMASDQSKASHKAIEVLFTPHLVPMDRGILSTIYATPKGDATPASVMAALKEAYANEPFVSAVEAPPATKHVAHTNRCHVYGTVVRGKVLLVSVIDNLIKGASGAAVQNFNLMCGFDETTALR from the coding sequence ATGGCTAGGGTCGCGATCTACGGCGCCAGCGGCTACACCGGTCTAGAGCTGCTAAAGCTCTTGGCCCGCCATCCGCATGCCCAGGTGACGGCCCTGCTGACCCGTCAGGACGAGGCGCCCCACCTGTCGGAGATCCATCCGCAGCTCACCGGCTCGTTCGACTTGCGGCTCGAAAATCTTTCGGTCGATCAGGTCGCCGAGCGGGCCGATGTCGCCTTCACCTGCTTGCCGCATGCGGCGAGCGCGGAGGTCTGTGCCGACCTGCTCTCGCGCGGCGTAAAGGTCGTCGATCTTAGCGCCGACTATCGACTCGGCGACGCCGGCACGTATCAGCAGTGGTACGGCCACGAACACCCCGACGCCGCGCGGCTTGGCAAGACGCCGTACGGTTTGCCGGAGTTGTTCCGTGAGCAGATCATCGGCGCCGACTTGATCGCCAACCCGGGCTGCTACCCGACGTCCGCGATCCTCGCGTTGACGCCGCTACTGCGCGCCGGGCTGATCGAGCGTGAGGGGATCGTCGTCGATAGCAAGAGTGGCGTCAGCGGCGCCGGTCGTACGCCCAAGCTGCTGACTCACTACCCCGAGTGCAACGAGAGCTTCAGCGCGTACGGCGTTGGAACGCACCGGCACATGCCGGAGATCGATCGGGTCCTGTCGATGGCGAGCGACCAATCAAAGGCCAGCCACAAGGCGATCGAGGTGCTGTTCACGCCGCACCTCGTGCCGATGGACCGCGGCATCCTCAGCACGATCTATGCGACGCCTAAGGGCGACGCGACGCCGGCTTCGGTGATGGCGGCGCTCAAGGAGGCCTACGCGAACGAGCCGTTCGTGTCGGCCGTCGAGGCGCCGCCGGCGACGAAGCACGTCGCGCACACCAACCGCTGCCACGTCTACGGCACGGTGGTCCGTGGCAAGGTGCTGCTGGTGAGTGTGATCGACAACTTGATCAAAGGCGCCTCGGGCGCGGCGGTGCAGAACTTCAATTTGATGTGCGGTTTCGACGAAACGACGGCGCTGAGGTAG
- a CDS encoding M1 family aminopeptidase, with amino-acid sequence MRSVVTRCALVVALVLAASYGFAEHVCRYCQADAAAEAAKHGPHYAPDRVVDVKHIEIDVTPDFAAKTIHATTTLEFAPIAKPARLVTLNAVGLRVEKIDASRKLAEHSSTGEHLKLLFEEPIPVGETVKVAITYTAEPKKGLYFRTEDMGYPKGEDHIWTQGETHEAPHWFPCFDYPNERSTTEVICRVPEEMTALSNGKLIDETVDEATGLKAVHWRQGKPHVNYLVCLCAGHFAKLEKEASGVRLGFYTQPSFIDEAPNSFQDTAAILEFFQEEIGVPYPWDKYDQVTILDYNWGGMENTTLTTLTHETVYSDATENVRSSQGLDAHEFAHQWFGDYVTCKDWSHIWLNEGFATYYTHLYAGHKDGRDALLYGLWRDATGSVLPAIIKNGDTKPIVYRNYAEAFDQFDYRAYPKGSWVLHMLRSRLGEDLYREAIKKYLERHALSSVVTDDLRQALEEVSGQPLDAFFDQWVYHGGAPKLEVSHDWKPEEKLLRVTVKQGEPIEGKTMLFTFPVMLRAHVGDEVVDHEVEITKTEQDFYFKLDAQPDVVRFDPQFTVLAEVKHEKSEEMLEKQLQLADDMIGRLLAAEALGEKDSKAATKALAAALGEDKFYGVRIAASKALGEQGTDDALDALLAGREQSDARIRLQVVEDIGKFFDTKAYEVLNAVVANEKNPDIVAAALSGLAKYPEAAAGEAIAKALDSESFQNQLAIAAARALGKRRDPALAESLVKALRDRRFELPGRRYGEVLVGVGRVGRELEDKTIVREFLAELLQDPVIAVRLGAIEGLGELGDKRAKPLLGDLAATSGKEATTAKKALQRLNAAPSDPPEAVEDLREQLDKLRDEQKELKKQVEQLQAT; translated from the coding sequence ATGCGATCGGTCGTAACTCGCTGCGCTCTAGTTGTCGCTTTGGTGTTGGCGGCGTCGTACGGTTTCGCCGAGCATGTCTGTCGTTACTGCCAGGCCGACGCCGCGGCGGAGGCCGCCAAGCATGGCCCGCACTACGCGCCGGACCGTGTGGTCGATGTGAAGCACATCGAGATCGACGTGACGCCCGACTTCGCGGCGAAGACGATCCACGCCACGACGACGCTCGAGTTCGCCCCGATCGCTAAGCCAGCGCGGCTGGTGACGCTCAACGCCGTGGGCCTGCGCGTCGAGAAGATCGACGCCAGCCGCAAGCTCGCCGAGCACTCTTCGACGGGCGAACACCTCAAGCTGCTCTTCGAAGAGCCGATCCCCGTCGGCGAGACGGTGAAGGTCGCCATCACTTACACGGCCGAACCGAAGAAGGGGCTCTACTTCCGCACCGAGGACATGGGCTACCCCAAGGGTGAGGATCATATCTGGACGCAGGGCGAAACGCACGAAGCGCCGCACTGGTTCCCCTGCTTCGATTACCCGAACGAGCGTTCGACAACCGAGGTCATCTGCCGTGTGCCGGAAGAGATGACGGCGCTCTCGAACGGGAAGCTCATCGACGAGACCGTTGATGAAGCGACCGGCCTCAAGGCCGTCCACTGGCGCCAAGGGAAGCCGCACGTGAATTACCTCGTCTGCTTGTGCGCGGGGCACTTCGCGAAGCTCGAGAAGGAAGCGTCGGGCGTGCGGTTGGGCTTCTACACGCAGCCGAGCTTCATCGACGAGGCGCCGAACTCGTTCCAGGACACGGCCGCGATCCTCGAGTTCTTCCAGGAGGAGATCGGCGTCCCGTACCCGTGGGACAAGTACGACCAGGTCACTATCCTGGACTACAACTGGGGCGGCATGGAAAACACCACGCTCACCACCCTCACGCACGAGACGGTCTACTCCGACGCCACCGAGAACGTCCGCTCTTCGCAGGGGCTCGACGCCCACGAGTTCGCCCACCAGTGGTTCGGCGACTACGTCACTTGTAAAGATTGGAGCCACATCTGGCTCAACGAGGGCTTCGCCACCTACTACACGCACCTCTACGCCGGCCACAAGGACGGCCGCGACGCGCTGCTCTATGGTCTGTGGCGTGACGCGACCGGTTCGGTGCTGCCGGCGATCATCAAGAACGGCGACACGAAGCCGATCGTCTACCGCAACTACGCCGAGGCGTTCGACCAGTTCGACTACCGCGCGTACCCCAAGGGGAGCTGGGTGCTGCACATGCTCCGCAGCCGGCTGGGCGAGGACCTGTATCGCGAAGCGATCAAGAAGTACCTCGAGCGCCACGCGTTGTCGAGCGTCGTGACGGACGACCTGCGGCAGGCGCTCGAAGAGGTGTCGGGCCAGCCGCTCGACGCGTTCTTCGACCAGTGGGTCTACCACGGCGGCGCGCCGAAGCTCGAGGTGTCGCACGATTGGAAGCCCGAGGAGAAGCTCCTCCGCGTCACGGTTAAGCAAGGCGAGCCGATCGAGGGGAAGACGATGCTGTTCACGTTCCCTGTAATGCTCCGCGCCCACGTCGGCGACGAAGTCGTCGATCACGAGGTCGAGATCACCAAGACCGAGCAAGACTTTTACTTTAAGCTCGACGCACAGCCCGACGTCGTCCGCTTCGACCCGCAGTTCACCGTGCTGGCGGAGGTGAAGCACGAGAAGTCGGAAGAGATGCTCGAGAAGCAGCTCCAGCTCGCCGACGACATGATCGGCCGGCTTCTCGCCGCCGAGGCCCTCGGCGAGAAGGACAGCAAGGCGGCGACCAAGGCGCTCGCCGCGGCGCTGGGCGAGGACAAGTTCTACGGCGTCCGGATCGCGGCGAGCAAAGCCCTGGGAGAGCAGGGGACCGACGACGCGCTCGACGCGTTGCTCGCCGGTCGCGAGCAGTCCGACGCGCGCATCCGGCTGCAAGTGGTCGAGGACATCGGCAAGTTCTTCGATACGAAGGCGTACGAAGTATTGAATGCCGTTGTGGCGAACGAGAAGAACCCCGACATCGTCGCCGCGGCGCTCAGCGGCCTCGCCAAGTACCCCGAAGCGGCGGCCGGCGAGGCGATCGCCAAGGCGCTCGATAGCGAATCCTTCCAGAACCAACTCGCCATTGCCGCGGCGCGGGCGCTCGGCAAGCGGCGCGACCCGGCGCTGGCGGAGTCGCTCGTGAAGGCGCTCCGCGACCGTCGATTTGAGTTGCCGGGGCGTCGCTACGGCGAGGTGCTGGTTGGCGTCGGTCGAGTGGGGCGTGAACTTGAGGACAAGACGATCGTACGCGAGTTCCTTGCGGAGCTGCTCCAGGACCCCGTGATCGCGGTGCGACTCGGCGCGATCGAAGGGCTGGGCGAACTCGGCGACAAGCGCGCGAAGCCGCTGCTGGGCGACCTCGCCGCCACCTCGGGCAAAGAAGCGACCACCGCCAAGAAAGCGCTCCAGCGCCTCAACGCCGCGCCGAGCGATCCGCCCGAAGCGGTCGAGGACCTGCGCGAGCAACTCGACAAGTTGCGTGACGAGCAGAAGGAGTTGAAGAAGCAGGTCGAGCAGCTGCAGGCGACGTGA
- a CDS encoding phosphopantothenoylcysteine decarboxylase domain-containing protein, with amino-acid sequence MARILITSGPTRQYIDAVRYLTNASSGRMGRGLALAALELGHEVTVVTGPVEVEYPEGCRVVPVVSTEEMLEAATAEFELCDGLIGAAAPCDYRPVRIEPGKIAKTGEPLELRLVETADVVATLGAKKGGRWVVGFALESEDHRLRALAKLERKHCDLMVSNGVAAMNSLENEVEVLTPDGQVVGQISGPKDEVARGILAVIAERLIR; translated from the coding sequence ATGGCGAGAATCCTCATCACCTCCGGGCCGACGCGGCAGTACATCGACGCGGTGCGGTATCTGACGAACGCCTCCAGCGGGCGGATGGGCCGGGGGCTGGCGCTGGCGGCCCTGGAACTGGGGCACGAGGTCACGGTTGTCACGGGGCCGGTCGAGGTCGAGTACCCAGAGGGCTGCCGCGTCGTGCCAGTGGTTTCGACGGAGGAGATGCTCGAGGCGGCAACCGCGGAGTTTGAGCTTTGCGATGGCCTGATCGGCGCCGCGGCGCCGTGCGACTACCGCCCGGTGCGGATCGAGCCTGGCAAGATCGCCAAGACGGGTGAACCTTTGGAGCTACGGCTTGTCGAAACTGCCGATGTGGTGGCGACGCTCGGGGCGAAGAAGGGCGGCCGCTGGGTCGTCGGCTTTGCCTTGGAGTCCGAGGACCACCGGCTGCGAGCGCTTGCGAAGCTAGAACGCAAGCACTGCGACCTGATGGTCAGCAACGGCGTCGCGGCGATGAACTCGTTGGAGAACGAGGTCGAGGTGCTAACGCCCGACGGCCAAGTCGTCGGACAGATTTCCGGACCGAAGGACGAAGTCGCCCGTGGGATACTAGCAGTGATCGCCGAGCGGCTGATCCGGTAA